The Alnus glutinosa chromosome 7, dhAlnGlut1.1, whole genome shotgun sequence genome includes a region encoding these proteins:
- the LOC133873127 gene encoding uncharacterized protein LOC133873127 isoform X2: protein MASIAHTSKLALLRQRQQNDAVGPNTRFTAHKLFVLSPNSVRLNKKWRSYSHTKRSGFGVPRATAEVVDERVVEKEENSKEKGRVLRVGLVCGGPSAERGISLNSARSVLDNIQAYSNTPADFDFKLENLAQGFRSLSEFAEHLAASVDLVFPVIHGRFGEDGGIQELLEEYNIPFVGTGSNECLQAFDKYDASMELSKLGFITAPSFLVLGSERNESELSKWFARNQLDPYSGKVVVKPARAGSSIGVKVAYGVHDSLTKANEIISEGIDDRVLIEIFIEGGSEFTAIVLDVGSGLDCHPVVLLPTEVELQFHGSGDARENDAIFNYRRKYLPTQQVVYHTPPRFPIDVIEVIREGASLLFQRLGLRDFARIDGWYLPNSVNMLSFSKSKFGRTQSGNILFNDINLISGMEQTSFLFQQASKVGFSHSNILRSIIYHACLRFPNLASFGSGSSHLPRRSKSSQIREVISNDESTCKVYVIFGGDTSERQVSLMSGTNVWLNLQAFSDLEVTPCLLAPTSEYSSSVDSDNKENDVSSRTVWSLPYSLVLRHTTEEVIAACIEAIEPARAALTSQLRNIVMNDLMEGLTKHSWFTGFDIADEPPMRFSLEQWIKQAKEVHATVFIAVHGGIGEDGTLQAMLEAEGVSYTGPGVIPSKTCMDKVATSLALNHLATLGVLTINKDVRRIDDLLNMPILDIWHDLTSKLQCETLCVKPARDGCSTGVARLCCAKDIEVYVKALEDCLLRIPSNSLSKAHGVIEMPNPPPDLLIFEPFIETDAIIFSSKSTNENGHRLVWKGCSRWVEVTVGVIGKRGFMRSLSPSVTVKETGDILSLEEKFQGGTGINLTPPPLSIISKEALERCKEHIELIANTLQLEGFSRIDAFVNVDSGEVLIIEVNTVPGMTPSTVLIHQALTEQPPIYPRQFFRLLLDLALERST, encoded by the exons ATGGCCTCGATCGCTCACACTTCGAAGCTCGCGTTGCTCCGCCAGAGGCAGCAGAACGACGCCGTTGGACCGAACACTCGCTTTACTGCTCACAAGTTGTTTGTGCTCTCGCCGAATTCAGTGAGGTTGAATAAGAAGTGGAGAAGCTATTCACACACGAAGCGCTCCGGTTTTGGAGTTCCACGCGCCACCGCGGAGGTTGTGGACGAACGGGTTGTGGAGAAGGAAGAGAATTCGAAGGAGAAAGGTAGGGTTCTTAGAGTCGGTCTCGTTTGTGGAGGCCCGTCCGCGGAGCGTGGAATTTCGCTTAACTCTGCGAGATCGGTTCTTGATAATATACAG GCATACTCAAATACTCCTGCAgattttgattttaaacttgaaaa CCTTGCCCAAGGTTTCCGGTCGTTGTCTGAATTTGCAGAACATCTTGCTGCTTCTGTAGACTTAGTGTTCCCAGTTATACATGGTAGATTTGGTGAAGATGGTGGCATTCAG GAGCTCTTGGAAGAATATAATATTCCATTCGTTGGCACAGGATCAAATGAGTGTCTTCAAGCATTTGACAAG TATGATGCGTCTATGGAGCTCAGCAAACTGGGATTCATAACAGCACCTAGTTTTTTAGTGCTG GGAAGTGAAAGGAACGAATCTGAACTATCAAAGTGGTTTGCTAGAAACCAGCTGGACCCTTACTCAGGGAAAGTTGTG GTAAAACCAGCAAGAGCTGGATCAAGCATTGGTGTTAAAGTTGCATATGGTGTGCATGATTCTTTGACAAAAGCTAATGAAATTATTTCAGAG GGAATTGATGATAGAGTCCttattgaaatatttattgagGGAGGGAGTGAGTTTACAGCTATTGTTCTTGATGTGGGGTCTGGTTTGGATTGCCATCCTGTTGTACTACTGCCAACTGAG GTGGAGCTTCAATTCCATGGCAGTGGTGATGCAAGAGAGAATGATGCAATTTTTAATTACCGAAGGAAGTATCTTCCAACACAGCAG GTTGTTTATCACACTCCACCTCGTTTTCCGATAGATGTAATTGAAGTTATCCGAGAAGGAGCATCTTTGTTATTCCAAAGGCTTGGCCTACGTGATTTTGCCCGAATCGATGGATGGTATTTGCCTAATTCTGTTAATATGTTGTCATTTTCCAAAAGCAAATTTGGAAGGACTCAATCGggtaacatattatttaatgatATCAACCTG ATCAGCGGAATGGAGCAGACCAGCTTTTTATTTCAGCAAGCTTCAAAG GTTGGATTTTCTCATTCAAACATTCTTCGGAGCATTATTTACCATGCTTGCTTGCGATTTCCCAATCTTGCATCATTTGGTAGTGGATCAAGTCATTTGCCTAGAAGATCAAAGTCCTCTCAGATTAGAGAAGTAATTTCCAACGATGAAAGCACCTGCAAAGTTTATGTCATTTTTGGAGGGGACACATCTGAGCGGCAAGTATCTCTTATGAGTGGAACAAATGTTTGGCTCAATTTGCAAGCTTTTAGTGAT CTTGAAGTAACTCCATGTTTGCTTGCCCCCACAAGTGAATATTCCTCTAGTGTGGATTCAGACAATAAGGAAAATGATGTGAGCTCCAGAACAGTTTGGTCATTACC TTATTCTCTTGTGCTAAGACACACAACAGAAGAAGTGATTGCTGCATGCATAGAGGCAATTGAACCAGCTCGGGCTGCACTGACATCTCAGTTACGGAACATAGTGATGAATGATCTCATGGAAGGTCTGACAAAACACAGTTGGTTCACAGGGTTTGATATTGCTGATGAACCACCTATGAGATTTTCTTTGGAGCAATGGATCAAGCAAGCCAAGGAAGTTCATGCAACAGTTTTTATTGCAG TGCATGGAGGCATTGGTGAAGATGGTACACTTCAGGCTATGTTGGAAGCTGAAGGAGTTTCTTATACAG GCCCTGGAGTGATTCCTTCAAAGACTTGTATGGACAAAGTTGCAACATCTCTTGCTCTTAACCAT CTTGCAACCTTGGGAGTTCTTACCATAAACAAAGATGTACGGAGAATAGACGATCTCCTGAACATGCCCATACTAGATATATGGCATGATTTGACCTCAAAGCTTCAGTGTGAAACATTATGTGTTAAACCAGCAAGAGATGGATGTTCAACTGGGGTTGCAAGATTATG CTGTGCCAAGGACATTGAAGTGTATGTGAAAGCATTGGAGGACTGCCTTCTAAGGATTCCTTCCAATAGTTTGTCAAAG GCACATGGAGTGATTGAGATGCCAAACCCTCCTCCAGATCTATTAATCTTTGAACCTTTTATTGAGACTGATGCGAtaattttttcatccaaatcCACAAATGAAAATGGACATCGCCTTGTGTGGAAAGGATGCAGTAGATGGGTGGAAGTAACTGTTGGTGTTATAGGAAAGCGCGGATTCATGCGCTCATTGAGTCCTAGTGTTACTGTCAAGGAGACTGGTGATATCTTATCACTAGAGGAGAAATTCCAAG GTGGGACTGGCATCAATCTGACTCCACCCCCATTATCAATTATCAG
- the LOC133873127 gene encoding uncharacterized protein LOC133873127 isoform X1 — MASIAHTSKLALLRQRQQNDAVGPNTRFTAHKLFVLSPNSVRLNKKWRSYSHTKRSGFGVPRATAEVVDERVVEKEENSKEKGRVLRVGLVCGGPSAERGISLNSARSVLDNIQGDDLRVSCYYIDCNLNAFAISSAQAYSNTPADFDFKLENLAQGFRSLSEFAEHLAASVDLVFPVIHGRFGEDGGIQELLEEYNIPFVGTGSNECLQAFDKYDASMELSKLGFITAPSFLVLGSERNESELSKWFARNQLDPYSGKVVVKPARAGSSIGVKVAYGVHDSLTKANEIISEGIDDRVLIEIFIEGGSEFTAIVLDVGSGLDCHPVVLLPTEVELQFHGSGDARENDAIFNYRRKYLPTQQVVYHTPPRFPIDVIEVIREGASLLFQRLGLRDFARIDGWYLPNSVNMLSFSKSKFGRTQSGNILFNDINLISGMEQTSFLFQQASKVGFSHSNILRSIIYHACLRFPNLASFGSGSSHLPRRSKSSQIREVISNDESTCKVYVIFGGDTSERQVSLMSGTNVWLNLQAFSDLEVTPCLLAPTSEYSSSVDSDNKENDVSSRTVWSLPYSLVLRHTTEEVIAACIEAIEPARAALTSQLRNIVMNDLMEGLTKHSWFTGFDIADEPPMRFSLEQWIKQAKEVHATVFIAVHGGIGEDGTLQAMLEAEGVSYTGPGVIPSKTCMDKVATSLALNHLATLGVLTINKDVRRIDDLLNMPILDIWHDLTSKLQCETLCVKPARDGCSTGVARLCCAKDIEVYVKALEDCLLRIPSNSLSKAHGVIEMPNPPPDLLIFEPFIETDAIIFSSKSTNENGHRLVWKGCSRWVEVTVGVIGKRGFMRSLSPSVTVKETGDILSLEEKFQGGTGINLTPPPLSIISKEALERCKEHIELIANTLQLEGFSRIDAFVNVDSGEVLIIEVNTVPGMTPSTVLIHQALTEQPPIYPRQFFRLLLDLALERST; from the exons ATGGCCTCGATCGCTCACACTTCGAAGCTCGCGTTGCTCCGCCAGAGGCAGCAGAACGACGCCGTTGGACCGAACACTCGCTTTACTGCTCACAAGTTGTTTGTGCTCTCGCCGAATTCAGTGAGGTTGAATAAGAAGTGGAGAAGCTATTCACACACGAAGCGCTCCGGTTTTGGAGTTCCACGCGCCACCGCGGAGGTTGTGGACGAACGGGTTGTGGAGAAGGAAGAGAATTCGAAGGAGAAAGGTAGGGTTCTTAGAGTCGGTCTCGTTTGTGGAGGCCCGTCCGCGGAGCGTGGAATTTCGCTTAACTCTGCGAGATCGGTTCTTGATAATATACAG GGAGATGATTTGCGTGTGAGTTGCTATTACATTGATTGCAATCTCAATGCGTTTGCAATATCCTCAGCTCAG GCATACTCAAATACTCCTGCAgattttgattttaaacttgaaaa CCTTGCCCAAGGTTTCCGGTCGTTGTCTGAATTTGCAGAACATCTTGCTGCTTCTGTAGACTTAGTGTTCCCAGTTATACATGGTAGATTTGGTGAAGATGGTGGCATTCAG GAGCTCTTGGAAGAATATAATATTCCATTCGTTGGCACAGGATCAAATGAGTGTCTTCAAGCATTTGACAAG TATGATGCGTCTATGGAGCTCAGCAAACTGGGATTCATAACAGCACCTAGTTTTTTAGTGCTG GGAAGTGAAAGGAACGAATCTGAACTATCAAAGTGGTTTGCTAGAAACCAGCTGGACCCTTACTCAGGGAAAGTTGTG GTAAAACCAGCAAGAGCTGGATCAAGCATTGGTGTTAAAGTTGCATATGGTGTGCATGATTCTTTGACAAAAGCTAATGAAATTATTTCAGAG GGAATTGATGATAGAGTCCttattgaaatatttattgagGGAGGGAGTGAGTTTACAGCTATTGTTCTTGATGTGGGGTCTGGTTTGGATTGCCATCCTGTTGTACTACTGCCAACTGAG GTGGAGCTTCAATTCCATGGCAGTGGTGATGCAAGAGAGAATGATGCAATTTTTAATTACCGAAGGAAGTATCTTCCAACACAGCAG GTTGTTTATCACACTCCACCTCGTTTTCCGATAGATGTAATTGAAGTTATCCGAGAAGGAGCATCTTTGTTATTCCAAAGGCTTGGCCTACGTGATTTTGCCCGAATCGATGGATGGTATTTGCCTAATTCTGTTAATATGTTGTCATTTTCCAAAAGCAAATTTGGAAGGACTCAATCGggtaacatattatttaatgatATCAACCTG ATCAGCGGAATGGAGCAGACCAGCTTTTTATTTCAGCAAGCTTCAAAG GTTGGATTTTCTCATTCAAACATTCTTCGGAGCATTATTTACCATGCTTGCTTGCGATTTCCCAATCTTGCATCATTTGGTAGTGGATCAAGTCATTTGCCTAGAAGATCAAAGTCCTCTCAGATTAGAGAAGTAATTTCCAACGATGAAAGCACCTGCAAAGTTTATGTCATTTTTGGAGGGGACACATCTGAGCGGCAAGTATCTCTTATGAGTGGAACAAATGTTTGGCTCAATTTGCAAGCTTTTAGTGAT CTTGAAGTAACTCCATGTTTGCTTGCCCCCACAAGTGAATATTCCTCTAGTGTGGATTCAGACAATAAGGAAAATGATGTGAGCTCCAGAACAGTTTGGTCATTACC TTATTCTCTTGTGCTAAGACACACAACAGAAGAAGTGATTGCTGCATGCATAGAGGCAATTGAACCAGCTCGGGCTGCACTGACATCTCAGTTACGGAACATAGTGATGAATGATCTCATGGAAGGTCTGACAAAACACAGTTGGTTCACAGGGTTTGATATTGCTGATGAACCACCTATGAGATTTTCTTTGGAGCAATGGATCAAGCAAGCCAAGGAAGTTCATGCAACAGTTTTTATTGCAG TGCATGGAGGCATTGGTGAAGATGGTACACTTCAGGCTATGTTGGAAGCTGAAGGAGTTTCTTATACAG GCCCTGGAGTGATTCCTTCAAAGACTTGTATGGACAAAGTTGCAACATCTCTTGCTCTTAACCAT CTTGCAACCTTGGGAGTTCTTACCATAAACAAAGATGTACGGAGAATAGACGATCTCCTGAACATGCCCATACTAGATATATGGCATGATTTGACCTCAAAGCTTCAGTGTGAAACATTATGTGTTAAACCAGCAAGAGATGGATGTTCAACTGGGGTTGCAAGATTATG CTGTGCCAAGGACATTGAAGTGTATGTGAAAGCATTGGAGGACTGCCTTCTAAGGATTCCTTCCAATAGTTTGTCAAAG GCACATGGAGTGATTGAGATGCCAAACCCTCCTCCAGATCTATTAATCTTTGAACCTTTTATTGAGACTGATGCGAtaattttttcatccaaatcCACAAATGAAAATGGACATCGCCTTGTGTGGAAAGGATGCAGTAGATGGGTGGAAGTAACTGTTGGTGTTATAGGAAAGCGCGGATTCATGCGCTCATTGAGTCCTAGTGTTACTGTCAAGGAGACTGGTGATATCTTATCACTAGAGGAGAAATTCCAAG GTGGGACTGGCATCAATCTGACTCCACCCCCATTATCAATTATCAG
- the LOC133872220 gene encoding alpha-soluble NSF attachment protein-like, with protein sequence MAERTAKGEEFEKKADKKINGWGLFGSKFEDAAELYEQSANSFKLAKSWDKAGSVFIKLSNCHLKSDSKHEAAMAYVNAANCYKKTSSKGAISCFDQAMNIFLEIGRHNMAAKYCKEIGELYELERNIEKALVYYERAAEFFECAEATTSANQCKQKVAEFSAQLEQYKKAIEIYEEIARQSINNNLLKYGVRGHLLNAGLCQLCKGDIVAITNSLDRYQDLDPTFSRTREYRFLADLAATVEEEDVAKLTGVVREFDSITPLDPRKTTLLLRVKDALKAKELEEDLT encoded by the exons ATGGCGGAACGCACAGCGAAAGGAGAAGAATTCGAGAAGAAAGCGGATAAGAAGATCAACGGCTGGGGTTTATTCGGCTCCAAATTCGAAGATGCTGCCGAGTTGTACGAACAATCTGCCAATTCCTTTAAACTCGCTAAATCTT GGGATAAAGCTGGGTCGGTTTTCATCAAACTGTCGAATTGCCATTTGAAG TCCGATAGCAAGCATGAAGCTGCCATGGCTTATGTGAATGCGGCGAATTGCTACAAGAAAACATCGTCAAAAG GTGCCATATCATGCTTCGACCAAGCAATGAATATTTTCCTGGAAATTGGAAGGCACAACATGGCTGCGAAATATTGCAAG GAAATTGGTGAGTTATATGAGCTCGAACGAAACATAGAGAAGGCTCTTGTATATTATGAACGGGCAGCTGAATTTTTTGAATGTGCCGAAGCAACAACCTCTGCGAACCAGTGCAAGCAGAAAGTTGCAGAATTTTCTGCTCAACTTGAACA ATATAAGAAGGCAATAGAGATATATGAAGAGATTGCTCGACAGTCAATCAACAATAACTTACTGAAGTATGGAGTAAGAGGACATCTTCTTAATGCTGGCCTCTGCCAGTTGTGTAAGGGCGATATTGTTGCCATTACCAACTCATTGGACCGATATCAG GATTTGGATCCAACTTTTTCCAGAACTCGGGAATACAGATTTTTAGCT GATTTGGCTGCCACAGTTGAGGAGGAAGATGTTGCAAAACTCACTGGTGTTGTCAGGGAATTTGATAGCATAACCCCGCTG GATCCTAGGAAGACCACCCTTCTCCTGAGAGTGAAGGATGCTTTGAAGGCCAAGGAACTAGAAGAGGATTTGACCTAA